From the genome of Nicotiana tabacum cultivar K326 chromosome 17, ASM71507v2, whole genome shotgun sequence:
taatttaatatatattataataaatcATTTCTGATAGATATTTCAGGCTGCCACATATGCTTGTTATAAACCTTTTCCGACAAGTCACTTGAATTAAAAGTGTACAAAATATTATGACAAGTATACAAAACTTAAACTATATATTTTATCTTCCCACAGTCCATACCTATACCTCCTTATCCAATAATGAGGCCACGCCAATAAAGCATCGCCCCACCAGCCTTGATTATCACAAAACCAAAGAAAACCCAACTCCACACTGCTCCTCCAATGTGAATATATTACAAAAAGTAGGCTTAACCTCTTTTCATTTCGTTTCTTGCTTTCCATTCAGTTCCAGATAAAATTTTGTCGTAACGGAATTGAGTTTACCCTTTTCCCACTTAGTTctcaaaaaaatatttctcttgCCATAATAAGGTAACACACACTGAGTACATTACCAGTGAAAGCACCTTTAGTATTATTCAAAAGTAGTATTATGGTTTTAGTGGGAACCTTTAAATAAATTACTACTAATAATCAGAGTCAAATTCAACCTTTAAATTTTTATCGTCCAATTTACAatgcttttaaaattatttattcaaAATTTTTATGAGTTTTTATTTATATTGGATTCAGTTAAATCTTTTAGTTACCTGAAATATCCACCAAAGGAACCTTTTCTAGTACATTTCCACAAATTCACACGCACACGCACTAACAAAAGGTTAGTTACTTGTCCATATAATTATACCAAAATATAAGTGGAGAACCATTAAACCAAAAAAGCAAGATTCTCTAGAGAGAAAAGCAGAGCTAGTTAGAATGGGGAACAACATAGGAGGAAATAAGAAGAAGACAAAGGTGATGAAGATTAACGGCGAAATCTTGAAACTAAAGACACCAGTAACAACCTTGGACGTAGTAAAAGACTACCCAGGTCATGTTCTATTAGAATCAGAAGCAGTGAAGAAGTTTGGCGTCAGAGCTAAGCCACTAGAACCAGAACAAGAACTGAAGCCAAACAAAATATATTTCCTAGTAGAATTGCCTCTGTTTCCTAAAGAAGAAATTAGTAGGGTTCCAAGAAGAGTGAAATCTGCTGTTCAGATGAGCGCAAAGGATCGGCTCGAGTGTCTCATGTTAACACGAAGATCGGCTTCTGATTTGTCGATTTCGAAGCCGAATAATGGACCTGTTCAGTTGAAGATGAAGCTGCCGAGGAGTTTAGTTCAGAAGCTGGTAGAAGAAAGCAGAGATGAAACAGAGGTGGCTGAGAAAATTATGGATCTTTGTATGCCAAATTCCAGTTATGGCAGTTAGTTTTTGCTTGGTTTGCACCTCTtagctttttttcttttggtttggtTGTGAAGTACAGAGGATAGGGTCAAATTTAGTTTCAAGAATTGCATATAATTTTACAGGACCTTCtgcttgtttttgtttttgttttgatgGAACGATCTGTTTATTTGGTGGTAGTGTTGCTATATGTATTGATTTTCTTGTTCAATTTTTTTAACCTTCTTTTTCTCTATTAACAAAAGGATTATAAGTTTAAATTAGGAAAATAAGGTTGTCGTAATTTGGTGGTTTGGTTGGGAGTTGAGGATTGAGATTTGAGACCATATGTCAAGGATGACGGCTATGCTCTTACAAGTGGATGTAGCCCTTTCCGTACCACTTCTATTTTGGTTTGTTCTCTCTGTCCCAATTGGTTTGGcatcattttcttttttatttgtacAGAAAAAATTAACATTTTTCATATTTAAGTCATTAAAATAGTTTTACCTTCCCATTTTGCAACTGATATGGCTTGTCAATTGAGTACAAAGAACAAATTATTTGGTACGAGGACACTTGTGATACCTTATATCTGTCTTGTGTCCAAATGGCTCTTATTTTTTTAAGCTTAGTTTTCAGCTAAATTACGACAAACAAAACAGTGAATATATCTTTCTTAACATGGGAACAATAGtacaagaaaaataagaaaagagaaagggtttGTGTTGGGCCGTTTGCGTTTAGAAATTAAAGTTTGATTTTAGGAGCTTAAAGTCGTCGGTtgatggaaaaaataaaaattaaaggaCAATTATCCTTTTAAGTTGCGGTTTCTATATAAGTTGTATAGGAACAGAATAATTAGAGAAGAATTAAAAGTATGCATTCCAGAGTTTAGAATTGTTTTTGTCCTTTTTGTCTAGGTCAACACTGAAATGAAACAGAAGCTGGGAAAGGAAATCATGAAGAGATTAATTAGAAGATAAGATTTTGGTGGGCACAAAGGTAGTGATGCACTAACTATTGTTTCCCCATCAGATGAAAGATGTAGGTTTTTCCCTGTCTAGATCAGTTATTTCCGAATATATATTTAATAAGTTAATAATATACCATGATATTATTGTATAAGGAAAACAACCAACTTTTCGGTCTCATCCAAAGAAATGATAATGAAACTTTAGAGGTATGTTTTGTTGATGTAGCTGCAAATACCACAAATTATAATGAAGGAAATTCCAAGCCACAAATTTGCATGTACTAGACTCATAATCCACTGTTTTGATCTATTCGGCTGCTACATCTACCTTTAGTCATATTTAATTACCCTTGCGTAAATTAGAGTCTCCAACTCATGAGTATTTACAATCACCTCCTAGAAGGGAAAAAggcagagaaagagagaaaaaagaaggcAGAAGTTGGAAGTGAAGTATTCATCAATCAGTCCAACACAAGATTCCCATTAGCATCATAAGAAATTTTGCCAGAAAATTCCAAAGGTCGACACTTTTCTCCTTTAATAATGGTTCTCTTCCACAGTGCATTTTCCTCTTCCCAATCTACTAATTGATCATCTTCAACATCATCATGTTTCACTTTCCTCCAAGATATCATTTTTATCATCAATAGAGCTTTACTACTTATGCTGCTCTCTAACTTTTCCATTGGCCTTTTACCACCCAATCGCACActactcttctttttc
Proteins encoded in this window:
- the LOC107770864 gene encoding uncharacterized protein At1g66480-like — translated: MGNNIGGNKKKTKVMKINGEILKLKTPVTTLDVVKDYPGHVLLESEAVKKFGVRAKPLEPEQELKPNKIYFLVELPLFPKEEISRVPRRVKSAVQMSAKDRLECLMLTRRSASDLSISKPNNGPVQLKMKLPRSLVQKLVEESRDETEVAEKIMDLCMPNSSYGS